A genome region from Sphingobium sp. WTD-1 includes the following:
- a CDS encoding 2OG-Fe(II) oxygenase has product MNEIVDDGGIASPARATIGDRVREKLNRNPLVSRIDSPHLEIYGRQDFLGAEECAVMRAIIDAGAQPSTLFTGRENADYRTSHSCNLDREDPLVHAISARICAMTGLEPDHGETLQGQRYTQGQEYKVHCDYFPVNASYWPEMRKTGGQRNWTAMIYLSPVEGGGETHFPRCEFMVPPIEGMILIWNNLKPDGAPNPYSLHAARPVTQGTKYVVTKWFRERPWVR; this is encoded by the coding sequence ATGAACGAGATAGTGGATGATGGCGGCATCGCGTCGCCAGCCCGCGCCACGATCGGCGATCGGGTACGCGAGAAACTGAACCGCAACCCGCTGGTCAGTCGCATCGATAGCCCGCATCTGGAAATTTATGGACGGCAGGATTTCCTGGGCGCCGAAGAATGCGCGGTGATGCGCGCGATCATCGACGCCGGCGCCCAGCCATCGACCCTGTTCACCGGCCGGGAAAATGCCGATTATCGCACCAGCCACAGCTGCAATCTCGACCGGGAAGACCCGCTGGTCCATGCGATCAGCGCCCGCATCTGTGCGATGACCGGACTGGAACCCGACCATGGCGAGACATTGCAGGGGCAGCGTTACACCCAGGGCCAGGAATATAAGGTCCATTGCGACTATTTCCCGGTCAATGCCAGCTATTGGCCCGAGATGCGCAAGACCGGTGGCCAGCGTAACTGGACGGCGATGATCTATCTGTCGCCGGTCGAGGGCGGGGGCGAGACCCATTTCCCGCGCTGCGAATTCATGGTGCCGCCGATCGAGGGGATGATCCTGATCTGGAACAACCTGAAGCCCGACGGCGCGCCCAACCCCTATAGCCTGCACGCCGCCCGGCCGGTGACGCAGGGCACCAAATATGTCGTCACCAAATGGTTTCGCGAACGCCCCTGGGTTCGCTGA
- a CDS encoding RcnB family protein gives MRKIIILGLLAATVVPSVASAQSYGEARRSEQRLREDQRDLRAAQRYGDRRDVKEARRDVRDSRQEAREDWQDYRRSHRDVYRAGNWNAPFRYSRWNAGAQLRPAYYSSRYYIADPYRYRLPRPAANQRWVRHYNDVMLVNVRTGRVMTVHRGFFW, from the coding sequence ATGCGCAAGATCATCATCCTTGGCCTTCTTGCGGCCACCGTCGTCCCCAGCGTCGCTTCCGCCCAGTCCTATGGCGAAGCCCGCCGCAGCGAACAGCGGCTGCGCGAAGACCAGCGCGACCTGCGTGCGGCCCAGCGCTATGGCGATCGCCGCGATGTGAAGGAAGCCCGTCGCGACGTCCGCGACTCCCGCCAGGAAGCGCGGGAAGACTGGCAGGATTATCGCCGCAGCCACCGCGACGTCTATCGCGCCGGCAACTGGAATGCGCCCTTCCGCTATTCGCGCTGGAATGCCGGCGCCCAGCTTCGCCCGGCCTATTATAGCTCGCGCTATTATATCGCCGATCCCTATCGCTATCGCCTGCCCCGTCCGGCCGCCAATCAGCGTTGGGTCCGCCACTATAATGACGTGATGCTGGTGAATGTGCGCACCGGCCGGGTCATGACCGTCCATCGCGGCTTCTTCTGGTAA
- a CDS encoding lysine--tRNA ligase: MTISDILRTAANASKAWPYEEARKLLKRYPNGAPEKGHILFETGYGPSGLPHIGTFNEVLRTTMVRNAFHALSDIPTRLVAFSDDLDGFRKVPDNVPNQAMLADHLGKPLTQVPDPFEKYESFAHHNNAMLREFLDSFGFEYEFVSATERYQAGAFDDALRQVLRRYSAIMDIMLPTLRKERQATYSPVLPISPKSGIVLQVPVEVIDAEAGIVRFVDEGETIEQSILGGGAKLQWKVDWAMRWYALGVDYEMAGKDLIDSVTQSSKICRALGGRPPEGFNYEMFLDEKGEKISKSKGNGLSLEQWLTYGPQESLAFYAYREPKKAKQLHMGVIPRAVDEYWQFRGNYPKQAIEQQLGNPVHHIHDGKLPQGELPVTFGLLLNLVGVMGDASREQVWSYLQNYVPGASAETYPELDALIGHALAYHRDFVAPTLQRRAPEANEAAALAKLDEELAALPADASAEDIQNIVYAIGKDEAFGFAELRDWFKALYQTLLGADQGPRMGSFIALYGIDNSRKLIAQALAA; the protein is encoded by the coding sequence ATGACCATATCCGACATTCTCCGCACCGCCGCGAACGCATCCAAGGCCTGGCCCTATGAGGAAGCGCGCAAGCTTCTCAAGCGTTACCCCAATGGCGCACCGGAGAAAGGTCATATCCTGTTCGAAACCGGCTATGGCCCATCGGGCCTGCCGCATATCGGCACTTTCAACGAAGTGCTGCGCACCACCATGGTCCGCAACGCCTTCCACGCACTGTCGGACATCCCGACCCGGCTGGTGGCGTTCAGCGACGATTTGGACGGTTTCCGAAAGGTGCCGGACAATGTGCCGAACCAGGCGATGCTGGCCGACCATCTGGGCAAGCCGCTGACGCAGGTGCCCGATCCGTTCGAGAAATATGAAAGTTTCGCGCATCACAATAACGCGATGCTGCGCGAATTTCTCGACAGCTTCGGCTTTGAGTATGAATTTGTGTCGGCCACCGAACGCTATCAGGCCGGCGCCTTCGACGACGCGCTGCGCCAGGTGCTGCGTCGCTATTCTGCGATCATGGACATCATGCTGCCGACCCTGCGCAAGGAACGGCAGGCGACCTATTCGCCGGTGCTGCCGATCAGCCCCAAGAGTGGCATCGTGCTGCAGGTGCCGGTCGAGGTGATCGATGCCGAGGCCGGTATCGTCCGCTTCGTCGATGAAGGCGAGACGATCGAACAGTCGATCCTGGGCGGCGGCGCCAAGCTGCAGTGGAAGGTTGACTGGGCGATGCGCTGGTATGCGCTGGGCGTCGACTATGAAATGGCGGGCAAGGATCTGATCGATTCGGTCACCCAGTCGTCGAAGATCTGCCGCGCGCTCGGCGGCCGCCCGCCCGAGGGCTTCAACTATGAGATGTTCCTCGACGAAAAGGGCGAGAAAATCTCCAAGTCCAAGGGCAATGGCCTCAGCCTCGAACAATGGCTGACCTATGGCCCGCAGGAAAGCCTCGCTTTCTACGCCTATCGCGAGCCCAAAAAGGCCAAGCAGCTGCACATGGGCGTGATCCCGCGCGCGGTTGACGAATATTGGCAGTTCCGCGGCAATTATCCCAAGCAGGCGATCGAGCAGCAGCTCGGCAACCCGGTCCATCATATCCATGATGGCAAGCTGCCGCAGGGCGAACTGCCGGTGACCTTCGGCCTGCTGCTGAACCTGGTCGGCGTGATGGGCGATGCCAGCCGCGAACAGGTGTGGAGCTATCTCCAGAATTACGTTCCCGGCGCCAGCGCGGAAACCTATCCCGAACTGGACGCGCTGATCGGCCATGCGCTCGCCTATCATCGCGATTTCGTCGCGCCGACGCTCCAGCGCCGCGCGCCGGAAGCCAATGAAGCTGCCGCGCTTGCCAAGCTGGACGAAGAACTGGCCGCCTTGCCGGCCGATGCCAGTGCGGAGGATATCCAGAATATCGTCTATGCCATCGGCAAGGATGAAGCCTTTGGCTTCGCCGAACTGCGCGACTGGTTCAAGGCGCTCTACCAGACGCTGCTGGGCGCCGATCAGGGGCCGCGCATGGGCAGCTTCATCGCGCTCTATGGCATCGATAACAGCCGCAAGCTGATTGCGCAGGCACTCGCCGCCTGA
- a CDS encoding PilZ domain-containing protein — translation MQTPRSRERIPVDIAITITTVLDSLEGTIVDLSEGGAQVIGCTLPTGSQCQLDLDGYSVFGTVRWSEEDRMGIRFPYELAEGPLYQQLEMARLARRAPVAFQPRPAAPAFVYSGPMGFGRRTN, via the coding sequence ATGCAGACACCCCGAAGCCGCGAACGGATTCCCGTCGACATCGCGATCACCATCACGACCGTGCTCGACAGCCTGGAAGGAACGATCGTCGACCTGAGCGAGGGTGGCGCGCAAGTGATCGGTTGCACCCTGCCGACCGGCAGCCAGTGCCAGTTGGATCTCGACGGCTATAGCGTATTCGGCACGGTGCGCTGGTCGGAAGAAGACCGGATGGGCATCCGCTTTCCCTATGAACTGGCCGAAGGGCCACTCTATCAACAGCTGGAAATGGCCCGCCTGGCCCGCCGCGCGCCGGTGGCGTTCCAGCCCCGACCGGCTGCACCCGCCTTCGTCTATTCCGGCCCCATGGGTTTTGGCCGCCGGACCAATTGA
- a CDS encoding ATP-dependent DNA helicase, whose translation MIDPAALPALHASHGGIWLREGSRTMGVAKGQAIARTAETPTLLLNAPLTGQRLGYPDLNGLDLLELWAFVHPARFLVPTPKGLAEALDLPLPAQEGDIPALLQMAARALLDRLDSPEWKEREGGWTAAQALHRLRWPWSPLVAPRISRPAEAERWLFSKLPEWEEAAPRPAPRTVAMEEDDVLARLDSLTGPGAEPRPGQRAYAAAAIEAFRPRAHRDQPNMLLAEAGTGIGKTLGYLAPASLWAAQAQGTVWISTYTKALQRQLDRESLRLFPDPATAARRVVVRKGRENYLCLLNLEDALQGGFAGRAAILAQLVARWAAFSKDGDMVGGDLPGWLPILFRRNGSTALTDRRGECIYAGCPHYRKCFIERSARASAEADIVIANHALVMINAARGRETGQRPQRIVFDEGHHLFDAADSTFSVALSGQEAIELRRWVMGPEGGSRGRRRGLAARLSDLASYDEEGGEAIRTAVEAARALPADDWLKRIVAGEPFGPLEELLATVRGTVFARAADSGEADAGYGLETELAEPDGPLVEAAQEAAIALDALLKPLVRLSKRLEAVLEDAPDWLDGAARARIEGAIGSLGWRRDLISAWLALLARIGGPADPDFVDWMTVDRVEGREYDIGLHRHWLDPTRPLAEAVLQPAQGVIVTSATLKGGGDWSNAEARSGVTHLPHSVERFEAASPFDYPDRAEVLIVTDIKRGDIAAMSGAYARLIEASGGGTLGLFTAIRRLRAVHARIADRLARAGLPLYAQHVDPMDTGTLVDIFRDDPRASLLGTDALRDGVDVPGHSLRLVVMEGVPWSKPTVLHAARRLAGGGSAYDDRLIRARLAQAFGRLIRRAEDKGSFVILSAAMPSRLLSAFPPGTPIRRLTLDEAIIAVSAKMQARDMQDAGLGDRTTLGHQGSEPGMR comes from the coding sequence GTGATCGATCCTGCTGCCCTGCCCGCCCTCCATGCCAGCCATGGCGGCATCTGGCTACGCGAAGGCAGCCGCACCATGGGCGTCGCCAAGGGGCAGGCCATTGCCCGCACCGCCGAAACGCCGACGCTGCTGCTCAACGCACCGCTGACCGGCCAGCGCCTCGGCTATCCCGATCTCAACGGCCTCGACCTGCTGGAACTCTGGGCGTTCGTCCATCCCGCGCGCTTCCTCGTGCCCACGCCCAAGGGGCTGGCCGAGGCGCTGGACCTGCCATTGCCGGCACAGGAAGGCGATATCCCGGCCCTGTTGCAGATGGCGGCGCGCGCGCTGCTCGACCGGCTCGATTCCCCGGAATGGAAAGAAAGGGAGGGTGGCTGGACCGCGGCGCAGGCGCTGCACCGGCTGCGCTGGCCCTGGTCGCCGCTGGTCGCGCCGCGCATCAGCCGCCCGGCGGAGGCCGAACGCTGGCTCTTTTCCAAGCTGCCAGAATGGGAGGAGGCCGCCCCCCGCCCTGCCCCGCGCACCGTGGCGATGGAGGAGGATGACGTGCTGGCGCGGCTCGACAGCCTCACCGGACCGGGCGCCGAACCCCGCCCCGGTCAGCGCGCCTATGCCGCCGCCGCGATCGAAGCCTTTCGCCCACGCGCGCATCGCGACCAGCCCAATATGCTTCTGGCGGAAGCCGGCACCGGCATCGGCAAGACGCTGGGCTATCTCGCCCCCGCCTCGCTCTGGGCCGCACAGGCGCAGGGCACGGTGTGGATATCCACCTATACCAAGGCGCTGCAACGCCAGCTCGATCGGGAATCGCTGCGCCTGTTCCCCGATCCGGCGACCGCCGCGCGACGTGTGGTCGTGCGCAAGGGACGGGAAAATTATCTCTGCCTGCTCAATCTGGAAGATGCGTTGCAGGGCGGCTTTGCCGGCCGCGCTGCCATATTGGCGCAACTGGTCGCGCGCTGGGCCGCCTTCTCCAAGGATGGCGACATGGTCGGCGGCGACCTGCCCGGCTGGCTGCCCATCCTGTTCCGGCGCAACGGCTCCACCGCGCTGACCGACCGGCGCGGCGAGTGCATCTATGCCGGCTGCCCCCATTATCGGAAATGCTTCATCGAGCGGTCGGCGCGGGCATCGGCCGAGGCGGACATCGTCATCGCCAATCATGCGCTGGTGATGATCAACGCCGCGCGCGGCCGCGAGACCGGGCAGCGCCCGCAGCGCATCGTCTTCGATGAGGGCCATCATCTGTTCGACGCCGCCGATTCGACCTTTTCGGTCGCGCTGTCAGGGCAGGAGGCGATCGAACTGCGGCGCTGGGTGATGGGGCCGGAAGGTGGATCGCGCGGTCGCCGCCGGGGCCTGGCCGCGCGCCTGTCCGACCTTGCCAGCTATGACGAGGAAGGGGGCGAGGCGATCCGCACCGCGGTAGAAGCCGCCCGCGCCCTGCCGGCCGATGATTGGCTGAAGCGCATTGTGGCAGGTGAGCCTTTTGGCCCGCTGGAGGAATTGCTCGCCACGGTACGCGGCACGGTCTTCGCGCGCGCCGCCGACAGCGGCGAGGCGGATGCCGGCTATGGGCTGGAGACCGAACTGGCCGAACCCGATGGCCCGCTGGTCGAGGCGGCGCAGGAAGCGGCGATCGCCCTCGATGCACTGCTGAAACCGCTTGTCCGCCTGTCCAAGCGGCTGGAAGCGGTGCTGGAGGATGCCCCCGACTGGCTCGACGGCGCGGCGCGGGCGCGGATCGAAGGGGCGATCGGATCGCTCGGCTGGCGCCGCGACCTGATCAGCGCCTGGCTGGCGCTGCTGGCGCGGATCGGCGGTCCGGCCGACCCCGATTTCGTCGACTGGATGACCGTCGACCGGGTCGAGGGGCGCGAATATGATATCGGCCTGCACCGCCACTGGCTCGACCCGACCCGGCCGCTGGCCGAAGCGGTGCTGCAACCCGCACAGGGGGTGATCGTCACCTCCGCCACGCTGAAGGGCGGCGGCGACTGGTCCAATGCCGAGGCGCGCAGCGGCGTCACCCATCTGCCCCACAGCGTCGAGCGATTCGAGGCGGCGAGTCCGTTTGACTATCCCGACCGGGCCGAAGTGCTGATCGTCACCGACATCAAGCGCGGCGACATCGCCGCCATGTCGGGCGCCTATGCCCGGCTGATCGAGGCATCGGGCGGCGGCACGCTGGGCCTGTTCACCGCGATCCGGCGGCTGCGGGCGGTGCATGCGCGCATCGCCGACCGGCTCGCCCGCGCCGGCCTGCCGCTCTATGCCCAGCATGTCGATCCGATGGATACCGGCACATTGGTCGACATCTTCCGCGACGATCCGCGCGCATCGCTGCTGGGGACCGATGCGCTGCGCGACGGCGTCGACGTGCCCGGCCATTCGCTGCGGCTGGTGGTGATGGAGGGCGTGCCTTGGTCCAAGCCGACCGTGCTGCATGCCGCCCGGCGCCTGGCGGGCGGTGGCAGCGCCTATGACGACCGGCTGATCCGCGCGCGCCTGGCACAGGCGTTCGGCCGGCTGATCCGACGTGCCGAGGACAAGGGCAGTTTCGTGATCCTGTCCGCCGCCATGCCGAGCCGGCTGCTGAGCGCCTTCCCGCCCGGCACGCCGATCCGCCGGCTGACGCTGGACGAGGCAATCATCGCCGTCAGCGCAAAGATGCAGGCGCGGGACATGCAGGACGCTGGTCTTGGCGACCGAACAACGTTAGGGCATCAGGGAAGCGAACCCGGCATGCGGTGA
- a CDS encoding histidine phosphatase family protein, with the protein MKRLTLLRHAKSDWDDPVARDFDRPLNRRGEKAALLMGQFAARKDMRFDLLVASPAARVVQTLDTFFTGYGETLDARWDRRIYLASAPTLIDVLRDLPDEADSVLMAGHNPGFEELILSLVPDDGANPLREDVEIKFPTASIAVMELAIDQWDATTDKCGTLLSFTRPRDLDPALGPGSR; encoded by the coding sequence ATGAAGCGGTTGACCCTGTTGCGCCATGCCAAGTCCGATTGGGACGATCCGGTCGCGCGGGATTTCGATCGGCCGCTCAATCGCCGGGGGGAAAAGGCCGCGCTGCTGATGGGCCAGTTCGCCGCGCGCAAGGATATGCGGTTCGACCTGCTGGTCGCCTCCCCCGCTGCCCGCGTCGTCCAGACGCTCGACACCTTCTTCACCGGCTATGGCGAAACGCTGGACGCCCGCTGGGACCGGCGCATCTATCTGGCCTCCGCCCCGACCCTGATCGACGTGCTGCGCGATTTGCCGGACGAGGCGGACAGCGTGCTGATGGCGGGGCATAATCCCGGTTTCGAGGAACTGATCCTGAGCCTGGTCCCCGACGATGGCGCCAATCCGCTGCGCGAGGATGTGGAGATCAAATTCCCCACCGCCAGCATCGCGGTGATGGAACTGGCGATCGACCAGTGGGACGCGACGACGGACAAGTGCGGCACATTGCTGAGCTTCACCCGCCCCCGCGACCTGGACCCGGCCCTGGGTCCGGGATCGCGCTGA
- a CDS encoding GNAT family N-acetyltransferase, which translates to MTTPIHWRPAVASDAAALAILGGATFLASFAHDHPGEALVAHIRKAHGEDYYRAALADPAQTILIGETPLGAPVGYALITPPDLPVPTDDRADVELKRIYLLSGWQGGGNGDALMALVLAEARRRGARRLLLAVYPQNDRARRFYARHDFVEIGELTFMVGDVPFRDLVYARTL; encoded by the coding sequence TTGACCACGCCGATTCACTGGCGGCCAGCCGTCGCCTCCGATGCCGCCGCATTGGCGATATTGGGCGGCGCCACCTTCCTGGCCAGCTTTGCCCATGACCATCCCGGCGAGGCGCTGGTCGCCCATATCCGCAAGGCACATGGCGAGGATTATTATCGTGCAGCCCTCGCCGATCCGGCCCAGACGATCCTGATCGGCGAGACGCCGCTAGGCGCGCCGGTCGGCTATGCGCTGATCACCCCGCCCGACCTGCCGGTGCCGACCGACGACCGGGCGGATGTCGAACTCAAGCGCATCTATCTGCTGAGCGGGTGGCAGGGCGGCGGCAATGGCGACGCGCTGATGGCGCTGGTGCTGGCGGAGGCCCGGCGACGCGGCGCGCGCCGGCTGCTCCTGGCCGTCTATCCACAGAATGATCGGGCGCGGCGCTTCTATGCCCGGCATGATTTTGTCGAGATCGGCGAACTGACCTTCATGGTCGGAGACGTGCCGTTCCGCGACCTGGTCTATGCCCGGACGCTCTGA
- a CDS encoding MerR family transcriptional regulator, translating to MEKAEGAFLTISELATELGLAQHILRYWETRFPQLRPLQRSGNRRYYRPADVALARRINQLLNVEGFTVKGAQKALADGMDDIAIDPLPVATLEPDLIARLEAIRADLARALGR from the coding sequence ATGGAAAAGGCCGAGGGCGCATTTCTGACCATCAGCGAACTGGCGACAGAGCTGGGTCTTGCCCAACATATTTTGCGCTATTGGGAAACCCGCTTCCCGCAATTGCGTCCGCTCCAGCGATCGGGAAACCGGCGCTATTATCGCCCTGCCGATGTGGCGCTGGCACGGCGCATCAACCAGCTGCTCAATGTCGAGGGGTTCACCGTCAAGGGTGCGCAGAAGGCGCTGGCCGACGGTATGGATGATATAGCGATCGATCCGCTGCCCGTCGCGACACTGGAGCCCGACCTGATCGCCCGGCTCGAAGCCATCCGGGCCGATCTGGCCCGTGCCTTGGGGCGCTGA
- the ihfA gene encoding integration host factor subunit alpha, with amino-acid sequence MTGTGTLTRADLAESVNRHIGLSRAEAAALVESILEHMSTALERGENVKISSFGTFVLRDKNERMGRNPKTGIEVPIEPRRVLTFRASQTMRDRVAST; translated from the coding sequence ATGACCGGCACTGGCACACTGACCCGCGCTGATCTGGCGGAGAGCGTCAATCGTCACATTGGCTTGTCCCGCGCGGAAGCTGCGGCACTGGTCGAATCGATCCTGGAACATATGTCGACTGCGCTGGAGCGTGGCGAAAATGTGAAAATTTCGAGTTTCGGCACCTTCGTCCTGCGCGACAAGAATGAGCGCATGGGGCGCAACCCGAAGACCGGGATCGAGGTGCCGATTGAGCCGCGCCGGGTACTCACATTCCGTGCGAGCCAGACGATGCGGGACCGTGTTGCCTCGACCTGA
- a CDS encoding beta-ketoacyl-ACP synthase III, whose translation MMRRSVLLGTGSALPARVVTNAELAQTVDTSDEWIVERTGIRTRYIAGEGETTTTLATDAAMRALEAAGLAAQDIDLIILATATPDQTFPASATLVQAALGIDDCVAFDVAAVCSGFLYAMTVADSMIRSGAAQRALVIGAETFSRILDWEDRATCVLFGDGAGAVVLGAEESTDGQRGILAAKLHADGRHNQLLYVDGGPSTTQTVGKVRMKGQEVFRHAVVNLATVLKEVMAMAEMTPADIDWLVPHQANARILDATARKLKLSPDKVVVTVDQHANTSAASVPLALDAATRDGRIKAGDLLVLEAMGGGFTWGACVLRV comes from the coding sequence GTGATGCGTCGATCCGTTCTCCTGGGCACGGGCTCGGCCCTGCCCGCACGCGTCGTCACCAATGCGGAGCTGGCGCAGACCGTCGATACCAGCGACGAATGGATCGTCGAGCGGACCGGCATCCGCACCCGCTATATCGCCGGCGAGGGTGAGACCACGACCACGCTGGCGACCGATGCCGCCATGCGCGCGCTGGAGGCCGCCGGCCTTGCCGCGCAGGATATTGACCTCATCATCCTGGCGACCGCGACCCCGGACCAGACCTTTCCGGCCAGCGCCACCCTGGTGCAGGCCGCGCTCGGCATCGATGACTGCGTCGCCTTCGACGTCGCCGCGGTCTGCTCGGGCTTCCTCTATGCGATGACCGTCGCCGATTCGATGATCCGCTCGGGCGCGGCGCAGCGCGCGCTGGTGATCGGCGCGGAAACCTTCAGCCGCATCCTCGATTGGGAAGATCGCGCGACCTGCGTGCTGTTCGGCGATGGCGCCGGTGCCGTCGTGCTCGGTGCGGAGGAAAGCACGGACGGCCAGCGTGGCATCCTCGCTGCCAAGCTGCATGCCGATGGCCGCCACAACCAGCTTCTCTATGTCGATGGCGGTCCCTCGACCACCCAGACGGTGGGCAAGGTCCGCATGAAGGGGCAGGAAGTGTTCCGCCATGCGGTGGTGAATCTCGCCACCGTTCTGAAGGAAGTGATGGCGATGGCGGAGATGACGCCCGCCGACATCGACTGGCTGGTGCCGCACCAGGCCAATGCCCGGATTCTCGACGCGACCGCGCGCAAGCTCAAGCTGTCGCCGGACAAGGTCGTCGTCACCGTCGACCAGCATGCCAACACTTCGGCCGCCTCGGTGCCGCTGGCGCTGGATGCCGCGACTCGTGACGGCCGGATCAAGGCCGGCGATCTGCTCGTGCTGGAAGCCATGGGTGGCGGCTTCACCTGGGGCGCCTGCGTCCTGCGGGTCTGA
- the plsX gene encoding phosphate acyltransferase PlsX produces MGGDEGVRVMMAGVALARRRHEGLRFTLFGDETRIKAALDNHPNLRAASEVVHSDTIVEGTDKPSVAIRKKSSSMSMAINAVKSGDAGAAVSAGNTGALMAMAKLALRTMPGVDRPALAAMLPTLGDNDVVMLDLGANTECDARNLVQFAVMGAAYARIALDLERPRVRLLNIGTEELKGTDEIRDAAAVLRAGDTLPFSFDGFTEGDKIGRGETDVIVCDGFSGNVALKTAEGTARFVADLLRRAFSSSLRSKIGFLISKPAMHLLKHHLDPNNHNGAVFLGLNGVVVKSHGSADAKGVANAVHVAARLLEEDITRRIAADMAGVQDLSAVASKLELPVK; encoded by the coding sequence ATGGGCGGGGATGAAGGCGTGCGGGTGATGATGGCAGGCGTTGCGCTTGCCCGTCGCCGGCACGAAGGACTCCGCTTCACCCTTTTCGGCGACGAGACCCGGATCAAGGCGGCTCTCGACAACCACCCCAATTTGCGGGCGGCGTCGGAAGTCGTGCATTCCGATACGATCGTCGAGGGCACGGACAAGCCCAGCGTCGCGATTCGCAAGAAGAGCAGCTCGATGAGCATGGCGATCAACGCCGTGAAATCGGGTGATGCCGGTGCGGCGGTTTCCGCCGGCAATACCGGTGCGCTCATGGCGATGGCGAAGCTGGCGCTGCGCACCATGCCCGGCGTCGATCGGCCTGCGCTGGCAGCGATGCTGCCCACCCTTGGCGATAATGATGTCGTCATGCTCGACCTTGGTGCCAATACCGAGTGCGATGCGCGCAATCTCGTCCAGTTCGCGGTGATGGGTGCGGCCTATGCACGCATCGCCCTCGATCTGGAGCGGCCGCGCGTGCGCCTGCTCAACATCGGCACCGAAGAGCTCAAGGGCACGGACGAGATCCGTGATGCTGCTGCCGTGCTGCGCGCAGGCGACACCCTGCCATTCTCGTTCGACGGCTTTACCGAAGGCGACAAGATCGGCCGCGGCGAAACCGACGTGATCGTGTGCGACGGCTTCTCGGGCAATGTCGCGCTCAAGACGGCCGAGGGCACTGCCCGCTTCGTCGCCGACCTGCTGCGCCGCGCCTTCTCCAGCTCGCTGCGCTCCAAGATCGGTTTCCTGATTTCGAAGCCGGCGATGCACCTGCTCAAGCATCATCTCGATCCCAATAATCATAATGGCGCCGTCTTCCTCGGCCTCAATGGGGTCGTGGTAAAAAGCCATGGCAGCGCCGATGCCAAGGGCGTGGCCAATGCGGTGCATGTCGCCGCCCGCCTGCTGGAAGAGGATATCACGCGACGCATCGCCGCCGACATGGCCGGGGTGCAGGATCTGTCCGCCGTCGCGTCCAAATTGGAGCTGCCCGTCAAGTGA
- the rpmF gene encoding 50S ribosomal protein L32 translates to MAVPKRKTSPSKRGMRRSHDSLRVEAFQECSNCGELKRPHNLCDACGHYNGREVIAVGA, encoded by the coding sequence ATGGCTGTCCCCAAAAGGAAAACTTCCCCGTCCAAGCGTGGCATGCGTCGCAGCCACGATTCGCTGCGCGTCGAAGCATTCCAGGAATGCTCGAACTGCGGTGAACTGAAGCGTCCCCACAATCTGTGCGACGCGTGCGGCCATTATAACGGCCGCGAAGTCATCGCCGTCGGGGCGTAA
- a CDS encoding MAPEG family protein encodes MLLPITLTLAAACALINFWLAVRCARIRVGAKLLHGDSGNMLLARRMRAHANFIEYTPIVLILFGLIEMAIGAPLWLWIGAMIYALARIAHGFGMDADKPTVWRAGGALLTWIVMLGLAVAALYVAYGATRAVPAPPAMARV; translated from the coding sequence ATGTTGTTGCCGATCACGCTTACACTGGCTGCGGCCTGTGCGCTCATCAATTTCTGGCTGGCGGTGCGCTGCGCGCGAATCCGCGTGGGCGCGAAGCTTCTGCACGGCGACTCGGGGAACATGCTGCTGGCCCGGCGGATGCGGGCGCACGCCAATTTCATCGAATATACGCCGATCGTGCTGATTCTCTTTGGCCTGATCGAAATGGCGATCGGCGCGCCGCTGTGGCTGTGGATCGGGGCGATGATCTATGCGCTGGCGCGAATCGCCCATGGCTTTGGCATGGACGCCGACAAGCCGACGGTGTGGCGCGCGGGCGGCGCGCTGCTCACCTGGATCGTGATGCTCGGCTTGGCGGTGGCGGCGCTCTATGTCGCCTATGGCGCGACTCGCGCCGTGCCTGCCCCGCCGGCGATGGCGCGCGTTTAA